One region of Salvelinus namaycush isolate Seneca chromosome 3, SaNama_1.0, whole genome shotgun sequence genomic DNA includes:
- the LOC120036765 gene encoding UBA-like domain-containing protein 1, giving the protein MDDLKHQVMINQFVLTAGCAADQAKQLLQAAHWQFETALSAFFQETNIPYSHHHQMMHTPANTPATPPNFPDALAMFSRLKASESFNGSSPIASMATSPPQVNWAMGPSAPGQTQQGLWTSGQLPSQVPPPGWPQAVTQQDSSEQASVTMEAER; this is encoded by the exons ATGGATGATCTAAAGCACCAAGTTATGATAAATCAGTTCGTCCTGACTGCTGGATGCGCGGCAGACCAAGCGAAACAGCTTCTACAAGCGGCACATTGGCAGTTCGAG ACTGCATTAAGTGCCTTTTTTCAAGAAACCAATATTCCATACAGTCACCATCATCAAATG ATGCACACTCCAGCCAACACACCAGCAACACCTCCCAACTTCCCAGATGCCCTGGCCATGTTCTCCCGCCTCAAGGCCTCAGAGAGCTTCAACGGCAGCAGTCCCATAGCCTCCATGGCGACCTCTCCTCCTCAGGTCAACTGGGCCATGGGCCCTTCTGCTCCAGGTCAGACCCAGCAGGGCCTGTGGACTTCTGGGCAGCTGCCCTCTCAGGTGCCTCCCCCTGGGTGGCCCCAAGCCGTCACTCAGCAGGACTCCAGTGAACAGGCCAGCGTCACCATGGAGGCAGAGAGATGA
- the LOC120044555 gene encoding probable E3 ubiquitin-protein ligase MGRN1 isoform X1 gives MGSILSRRIAGVEDIDIQANSAYRFPPKSGNYFASHFFMGGEKFDTPHPEGYLFGENMDLNFLGNRPVQFPYVTPAPHEPVKTLRSLVNIRKDSLRLVRYKDDTDAPVEEGGKPKVLYGVEFTFDADARVAITLYCQAFEEFTNGMAMYNPKGPALVSETVHYKRGVSQHFSLPSFKIDFTDWKEEDLNFELDRGVFPMVIQAVVDEGDDCLGHAHVLLAAFERHVDGSFSVKPLKQKQIVDRVSYLLQEIYGIENKNNQETKPSEDENSDNSNECVVCLSDLRDTIILPCRHLCLCNSCADTLRYQANNCPICRLPFRALLQIRAVRKKPGPLSPVSFSPVLAQTMDHDEHSSSDSVPPGFEPISLLEALNGLHSVSPSIPPAPLYDDINFSGSLVGEGRPLGSPEHSGDGGLQKGKVSKSPDSTLRSPSSPIQEEDEEKLSEMSDAQPHTLLSSSPAPTEATAAEDVPESISPDDEDRLHSGGERQILQDYSSEHSSLTKTESDPPGDLSLPGSSESTESLKSQSTNCSSQPLLCPPSSLHMEDEQLDP, from the exons ATGGGGTCGATTCTTAGCCGGAGAATCGCTGGCGTTGAGGATATTGATATCCAGGCGAATTCTGCATACAGATTTCCACCGAAATCGG GGAATTACTTTGCCAGCCATTTTTTCATGGGAGGGGAGAAATTTGACACCCCCCATCCAGAGGGTTACCTATTTGGAGAAAACATGGATCTGAACTTCCTTGGAAATAGGCCTGTACAA TTTCCGTACGTGACCCCGGCACCCCATGAGCCTGTGAAGACCCTGAGAAGTCTGGTCAATATCAGAAAGGACTCCCTGCGCTTGGTCAG GTACAAAGATGACACTGATGCTCCAGTAGAGGAAGGAGGGAAGCCAAAGGTTCTGTATGGTGTGGAGTTCACATTTGACGCTGATGCTCGTGTGGCTATCACCCTGTATTGCCAAGCTTTTGAGGAATTCACCAATGGGATGGCAAT GTACAACCCAAAGGGCCCAGCCCTGGTTTCTGAGACTGTACACTATAAGAGGGGTGTGAGCCAACATTTCTCCCTGCCTTCTTTCAAAATCGATTTCACCGACTGGAAGGAGGAGGAT CTGAACTTTGAGCTGGACCGGGGTGTTTTCCCCATGGTGATCCAAGCTGTGGTGGATGAAGGGGATG ATTGCTTGGGACATGCACATGTGCTGCTGGCAGCCTTTGAGAGA CATGTGGATGGCAGTTTCTCCGTCAAGCCTCTGAAGCAGAAGCAAATT GTGGATCGTGTGAGCTACCTGCTGCAGGAGATCTATGGAATTGAAAACAAAAACAACCAAGAGACCAAG CCGTCGGAGGATGAGAACAGTGACAACAGCAATGAGTGTGTTGTTTGTCTGTCAGACCTCCGAGACACCATCATCCTGCCCTGCAGACACCTGTGTCTCTGCAACTCCTGTGCTGACACCCTGCGTTACCAGGCCAACAACTGTCCTATCTGCAGACTGC ccTTCCGAGCCTTGCTGCAGATCAGAGCTGTGAGGAAGAAGCCTGGGCCGCTGTCCCCTGTCTCTTTCAGCCCTGTACTGGCTCAGACCATGGACCATGATGAGCACTCG AGCTCGGACTCGGTTCCCCCAGGCTTTGAGCCCATCTCTCTGCTGGAGGCCCTGAACGGCCTGCACTCTGTGTCCCCCTCCATCCCCCCCGCCCCCCTCTATGATGATATTAACTTCTCTGGGAGCCTGGTCGGGGAGGGCCGTCCGCTGGGCTCCCCAGAACACTCCGGTGACGGGGGCCTGCAGAAGGGCAAAGTCAGCAAGTCACCTGACAG CACCCTGAGGTCGCCCTCATCACCCATccaggaggaggatgaggagaagcTGTCTGAGATGTCGGACGCCCAGCCTCACACACTGCTCTCCAGCAGCCCTGCTCCCACCGAGGCCACCGCAGCCGAGGATGTACCGGAGTCCATCTCCCCAGATGATG aggacaggctgcattctggaggagagagacagatccTTCAGGACTACAGCAGTGAACACAGCAGCCTGACCAAAACAGAGAGTGACCCGCCAGGGGACCTGTCTCTGCCAG GGTCATCAGAGTCAACAGAGAGCCTGAAGAGTCAGAGTACCAACTGCTCCAGCCAGCCCCTCCTGTGTCCCCCCAGCAGCCTTCACATGGAGGATGAGCAACTTGACCCCTAA
- the LOC120044555 gene encoding probable E3 ubiquitin-protein ligase MGRN1 isoform X2, protein MGSILSRRIAGVEDIDIQANSAYRFPPKSGNYFASHFFMGGEKFDTPHPEGYLFGENMDLNFLGNRPVQFPYVTPAPHEPVKTLRSLVNIRKDSLRLVRYKDDTDAPVEEGGKPKVLYGVEFTFDADARVAITLYCQAFEEFTNGMAMYNPKGPALVSETVHYKRGVSQHFSLPSFKIDFTDWKEEDLNFELDRGVFPMVIQAVVDEGDDCLGHAHVLLAAFERHVDGSFSVKPLKQKQIPSEDENSDNSNECVVCLSDLRDTIILPCRHLCLCNSCADTLRYQANNCPICRLPFRALLQIRAVRKKPGPLSPVSFSPVLAQTMDHDEHSSSDSVPPGFEPISLLEALNGLHSVSPSIPPAPLYDDINFSGSLVGEGRPLGSPEHSGDGGLQKGKVSKSPDSTLRSPSSPIQEEDEEKLSEMSDAQPHTLLSSSPAPTEATAAEDVPESISPDDEDRLHSGGERQILQDYSSEHSSLTKTESDPPGDLSLPGSSESTESLKSQSTNCSSQPLLCPPSSLHMEDEQLDP, encoded by the exons ATGGGGTCGATTCTTAGCCGGAGAATCGCTGGCGTTGAGGATATTGATATCCAGGCGAATTCTGCATACAGATTTCCACCGAAATCGG GGAATTACTTTGCCAGCCATTTTTTCATGGGAGGGGAGAAATTTGACACCCCCCATCCAGAGGGTTACCTATTTGGAGAAAACATGGATCTGAACTTCCTTGGAAATAGGCCTGTACAA TTTCCGTACGTGACCCCGGCACCCCATGAGCCTGTGAAGACCCTGAGAAGTCTGGTCAATATCAGAAAGGACTCCCTGCGCTTGGTCAG GTACAAAGATGACACTGATGCTCCAGTAGAGGAAGGAGGGAAGCCAAAGGTTCTGTATGGTGTGGAGTTCACATTTGACGCTGATGCTCGTGTGGCTATCACCCTGTATTGCCAAGCTTTTGAGGAATTCACCAATGGGATGGCAAT GTACAACCCAAAGGGCCCAGCCCTGGTTTCTGAGACTGTACACTATAAGAGGGGTGTGAGCCAACATTTCTCCCTGCCTTCTTTCAAAATCGATTTCACCGACTGGAAGGAGGAGGAT CTGAACTTTGAGCTGGACCGGGGTGTTTTCCCCATGGTGATCCAAGCTGTGGTGGATGAAGGGGATG ATTGCTTGGGACATGCACATGTGCTGCTGGCAGCCTTTGAGAGA CATGTGGATGGCAGTTTCTCCGTCAAGCCTCTGAAGCAGAAGCAAATT CCGTCGGAGGATGAGAACAGTGACAACAGCAATGAGTGTGTTGTTTGTCTGTCAGACCTCCGAGACACCATCATCCTGCCCTGCAGACACCTGTGTCTCTGCAACTCCTGTGCTGACACCCTGCGTTACCAGGCCAACAACTGTCCTATCTGCAGACTGC ccTTCCGAGCCTTGCTGCAGATCAGAGCTGTGAGGAAGAAGCCTGGGCCGCTGTCCCCTGTCTCTTTCAGCCCTGTACTGGCTCAGACCATGGACCATGATGAGCACTCG AGCTCGGACTCGGTTCCCCCAGGCTTTGAGCCCATCTCTCTGCTGGAGGCCCTGAACGGCCTGCACTCTGTGTCCCCCTCCATCCCCCCCGCCCCCCTCTATGATGATATTAACTTCTCTGGGAGCCTGGTCGGGGAGGGCCGTCCGCTGGGCTCCCCAGAACACTCCGGTGACGGGGGCCTGCAGAAGGGCAAAGTCAGCAAGTCACCTGACAG CACCCTGAGGTCGCCCTCATCACCCATccaggaggaggatgaggagaagcTGTCTGAGATGTCGGACGCCCAGCCTCACACACTGCTCTCCAGCAGCCCTGCTCCCACCGAGGCCACCGCAGCCGAGGATGTACCGGAGTCCATCTCCCCAGATGATG aggacaggctgcattctggaggagagagacagatccTTCAGGACTACAGCAGTGAACACAGCAGCCTGACCAAAACAGAGAGTGACCCGCCAGGGGACCTGTCTCTGCCAG GGTCATCAGAGTCAACAGAGAGCCTGAAGAGTCAGAGTACCAACTGCTCCAGCCAGCCCCTCCTGTGTCCCCCCAGCAGCCTTCACATGGAGGATGAGCAACTTGACCCCTAA
- the LOC120044555 gene encoding E3 ubiquitin-protein ligase MGRN1-like isoform X3, giving the protein MGSILSRRIAGVEDIDIQANSAYRFPPKSGNYFASHFFMGGEKFDTPHPEGYLFGENMDLNFLGNRPVQFPYVTPAPHEPVKTLRSLVNIRKDSLRLVRYKDDTDAPVEEGGKPKVLYGVEFTFDADARVAITLYCQAFEEFTNGMAMYNPKGPALVSETVHYKRGVSQHFSLPSFKIDFTDWKEEDLNFELDRGVFPMVIQAVVDEGDDCLGHAHVLLAAFERHVDGSFSVKPLKQKQIVDRVSYLLQEIYGIENKNNQETKPSEDENSDNSNECVVCLSDLRDTIILPCRHLCLCNSCADTLRYQANNCPICRLPFRALLQIRAVRKKPGPLSPVSFSPVLAQTMDHDEHSSSDSVPPGFEPISLLEALNGLHSVSPSIPPAPLYDDINFSGSLVGEGRPLGSPEHSGDGGLQKGKVSKSPDSTLRSPSSPIQEEDEEKLSEMSDAQPHTLLSSSPAPTEATAAEDVPESISPDDEDRLHSGGERQILQDYSSEHSSLTKTESDPPGDLSLPALGPDACSIGMEE; this is encoded by the exons ATGGGGTCGATTCTTAGCCGGAGAATCGCTGGCGTTGAGGATATTGATATCCAGGCGAATTCTGCATACAGATTTCCACCGAAATCGG GGAATTACTTTGCCAGCCATTTTTTCATGGGAGGGGAGAAATTTGACACCCCCCATCCAGAGGGTTACCTATTTGGAGAAAACATGGATCTGAACTTCCTTGGAAATAGGCCTGTACAA TTTCCGTACGTGACCCCGGCACCCCATGAGCCTGTGAAGACCCTGAGAAGTCTGGTCAATATCAGAAAGGACTCCCTGCGCTTGGTCAG GTACAAAGATGACACTGATGCTCCAGTAGAGGAAGGAGGGAAGCCAAAGGTTCTGTATGGTGTGGAGTTCACATTTGACGCTGATGCTCGTGTGGCTATCACCCTGTATTGCCAAGCTTTTGAGGAATTCACCAATGGGATGGCAAT GTACAACCCAAAGGGCCCAGCCCTGGTTTCTGAGACTGTACACTATAAGAGGGGTGTGAGCCAACATTTCTCCCTGCCTTCTTTCAAAATCGATTTCACCGACTGGAAGGAGGAGGAT CTGAACTTTGAGCTGGACCGGGGTGTTTTCCCCATGGTGATCCAAGCTGTGGTGGATGAAGGGGATG ATTGCTTGGGACATGCACATGTGCTGCTGGCAGCCTTTGAGAGA CATGTGGATGGCAGTTTCTCCGTCAAGCCTCTGAAGCAGAAGCAAATT GTGGATCGTGTGAGCTACCTGCTGCAGGAGATCTATGGAATTGAAAACAAAAACAACCAAGAGACCAAG CCGTCGGAGGATGAGAACAGTGACAACAGCAATGAGTGTGTTGTTTGTCTGTCAGACCTCCGAGACACCATCATCCTGCCCTGCAGACACCTGTGTCTCTGCAACTCCTGTGCTGACACCCTGCGTTACCAGGCCAACAACTGTCCTATCTGCAGACTGC ccTTCCGAGCCTTGCTGCAGATCAGAGCTGTGAGGAAGAAGCCTGGGCCGCTGTCCCCTGTCTCTTTCAGCCCTGTACTGGCTCAGACCATGGACCATGATGAGCACTCG AGCTCGGACTCGGTTCCCCCAGGCTTTGAGCCCATCTCTCTGCTGGAGGCCCTGAACGGCCTGCACTCTGTGTCCCCCTCCATCCCCCCCGCCCCCCTCTATGATGATATTAACTTCTCTGGGAGCCTGGTCGGGGAGGGCCGTCCGCTGGGCTCCCCAGAACACTCCGGTGACGGGGGCCTGCAGAAGGGCAAAGTCAGCAAGTCACCTGACAG CACCCTGAGGTCGCCCTCATCACCCATccaggaggaggatgaggagaagcTGTCTGAGATGTCGGACGCCCAGCCTCACACACTGCTCTCCAGCAGCCCTGCTCCCACCGAGGCCACCGCAGCCGAGGATGTACCGGAGTCCATCTCCCCAGATGATG aggacaggctgcattctggaggagagagacagatccTTCAGGACTACAGCAGTGAACACAGCAGCCTGACCAAAACAGAGAGTGACCCGCCAGGGGACCTGTCTCTGCCAG CTCTAGGTCCTGATGCCTGCTCTATTGGTATGGAGGAATAA
- the LOC120044756 gene encoding forkhead box protein J1-B-like produces MPVLPSQEIATRFKEKWMKLHPEDQDNVNGSVHLDDSLTSLQWLQDFTIVSGSLESLPGSTCQPYQLPQPSHLHPQGSDSPSSPPAGDTAASGMPQSAGSPITSSASANRTSYYSLHPTVTNNHHQITVPAKSLEEVDFKTNHEVKPPYSYATLICMAMQAGKKNKITLSAIYHWITENFCYYRHAETSWQNSIRHNLSLNKCFMKVPRQKNEPGKGGFWQIDPQYADMFVNGVFKRRRIPAIHFNTQRHSKTQGSSRNQKTQEYHQHFPQAHYTVSHRGAGAGNRRKLSGTKWETVHQSPLLTPDLMEPEAPKGELDWAMVFDDVLNGSSNNFEDLDINLALNSLGCKVELSQQDQGRGWHLGRWCSGGADRDHQQACRYMEVTTMGCYSMEEIQQHFNPTGLQQPLPLAVHPQHFEELTLFPDEQQRHPWEELKEEVQAVPITLDHSLSFCEGFFTEMQPWGTAESYM; encoded by the exons ATGCCAGTACTACCAAGTCAGGAGATTGCCACCAGATTCAAGGAGAAATGGATGAAGCTTCACCCAGAAGACCAAGACAATGTGAATGGTTCAGTGCACCTGGATGACAGTCTCACCAGCCTCCAATGGCTCCAGGACTTCACCATAGTCAGTGGGAGTCTAGAAAGCCTACCGGGCTCCACTTGCCAGCCGTACCAGCTGCCTCAGCCCAGCCACCTGCATCCTCAGGGCTCCGACTCCCCCTCCAGTCCACCTGCTGGGGACACTGCAGCCTCCGGCATGCCTCAGAGTGCAGGCAGCCCCATCACCTCCAGTGCCTCAGCCAACAGGACTAGTTACTACTCACTTCACCCGACAGTGACCAACAACCACCACCAGATCACTGTGCCAGCCAAGTCCCTGGAGGAGGTAGACTTCAAGACCAACCACGAGGTGAAGCCTCCCTACTCCTACGCCACACTGATCTGCATGGCCATGCAGGCCGGCAAGAAGAACAAGATCACACTGTCTGCTATCTATCACTGGATCACAGAGAACTTCTGCTACTACAGACATGCTGAGACCAGCTGGCAG AACTCTATCCGTCATAACCTGTCACTCAACAAGTGCTTCATGAAGGTTCCCAGGCAGAAGAATGAACCAGGAAAAGGGGGATTCTGGCAGATTGACCCTCAGTACGCAGACATGTTTGTCAATGGAGTCTTCAAGCGCAGGCGGATTCCAGCCATCCATTTCAACACCCAGAGACACAGCAAAACCCAAGGATCATCCCGTAACCAAAAAACCCAGGAGTACCACCAGCATTTCCCCCAGGCCCACTACACAGTGTCCCACAGAGGGGCAGGTGCTGGGAACAGACGCAAACTTAGTGGCACAAAGTGGGAGACAGTCCATCAGTCACCACTGTTGACACCGGATCTCATGGAACCAGAGGCACCGAAGGGTGAACTAGACTGGGCCATGGTGTTTGACGATGTTCTGAATGGGAGCAGCAATAACTTTGAGGATCTAGACATTAACCTAGCTCTGAACTCCCTGGGCTGTAAGGTGGAGCTCTCCCAGCAGGATCAAGGCCGGGGCTGGCACCTGGGGAGGTGGTGCAGTGGAGGGGCTGACCGGGACCACCAGCAGGCCTGCAGGTACATGGAGGTGACCACCATGGGCTGCTACAGCATGGAGGAGATCCAGCAGCACTTCAACCCGACTGGGCTTCAGCAGCCGCTCCCTTTGGCGGTCCACCCACAGCACTTTGAGGAGCTGACACTGTTCCCTGATGAGCAGCAGAGGCACCCCTGGGAGGAGCTGAAAGAGGAGGTGCAGGCAGTGCCTATCACCCTGGACCATAGTCTCAGCTTCTGTGAAGGCTTCTTCACTGAGATGCAGCCATGGGGGACAGCAGAGTCTTATATGTGA